Proteins found in one Candidatus Polarisedimenticolia bacterium genomic segment:
- a CDS encoding phosphoglucomutase/phosphomannomutase family protein yields MPRSPSAPAAVSDRSSQPIRFGTDGWRARIAEGWTLSAVRRCAAGIASYLHQIGRESSPVVLGFDGRFLSDRFAREVALHLASERFVPVLSPAAVPTPALSWRTAAAGASLGIMITASHNPPEYNGLKLKGPDGGTLDPGETLRIARLIPPLDPGPTEAEELATHPSFLIPYLKSIRERVASKEIRSAGLKVVHDAMHGMGGTLLDQALKGGRTSVAALRAEPDPLFGGAAPEPIAANLSLLLRETRRQKASVGFATDGDADRMGACDEKGRFVSPLTLLPILAQHLIEVKGLRGGVARTFASSLRMERIARRHALPFYDLPIGFKHVAALLRRREIVVGGEESGGFGFAGSIPERDGIFSALLLLEAMVLADLPLSGLVARMEKQYGRFSYDRLDLSCAPEDGRKLSQGVAAAPPKRIGGFKVTEVDRLDGVKLLLGEEGWVLFRQSGTEPVLRIYSEAPTAAAVASILRQARALVRR; encoded by the coding sequence ATGCCCAGATCGCCCTCCGCTCCGGCGGCGGTTTCCGACCGATCGAGCCAGCCGATCCGCTTCGGAACCGACGGCTGGAGGGCGCGCATCGCGGAAGGCTGGACGCTGTCGGCGGTGCGCCGCTGTGCCGCCGGAATCGCATCTTACCTGCACCAGATCGGCCGGGAATCCTCGCCGGTGGTCCTGGGATTCGATGGACGGTTCCTCTCGGATCGCTTCGCGCGGGAGGTGGCGCTGCACCTGGCGTCGGAGCGCTTCGTCCCGGTCCTCAGTCCGGCCGCCGTCCCGACGCCGGCCCTCTCCTGGAGGACGGCCGCGGCCGGTGCGTCGCTCGGCATCATGATCACCGCTTCGCACAATCCTCCCGAATACAACGGACTGAAGCTGAAAGGTCCGGACGGCGGGACGCTCGATCCCGGGGAGACCTTGCGTATCGCCCGGCTGATCCCGCCTCTGGATCCGGGGCCCACCGAGGCCGAAGAGCTGGCCACCCACCCCTCCTTCCTGATTCCCTATCTCAAGTCGATCCGGGAGCGCGTCGCCAGCAAGGAGATCCGCTCCGCCGGGCTCAAGGTGGTGCACGACGCCATGCATGGGATGGGCGGCACCCTTCTCGACCAGGCGCTCAAAGGAGGCAGGACCTCGGTGGCCGCGCTGCGCGCGGAGCCCGACCCCCTGTTCGGAGGCGCCGCGCCCGAGCCGATTGCGGCGAACCTGTCGCTGCTCCTGCGCGAGACGCGCCGGCAGAAGGCCAGCGTCGGGTTCGCGACCGACGGCGATGCCGATCGCATGGGAGCGTGCGACGAGAAGGGACGATTCGTGTCGCCCCTGACACTGCTGCCGATTCTGGCGCAGCATCTGATCGAGGTGAAGGGCCTGCGCGGCGGCGTCGCCCGGACCTTCGCCTCGTCGCTGCGCATGGAGCGGATCGCGAGGCGCCACGCCCTCCCCTTCTATGACCTGCCGATCGGGTTCAAGCACGTGGCGGCTCTTCTGCGGCGGCGCGAGATCGTGGTGGGAGGCGAGGAAAGCGGCGGATTCGGCTTCGCCGGCAGCATCCCCGAGCGTGACGGCATCTTCTCGGCCCTCCTCCTCCTCGAGGCGATGGTCCTCGCCGATCTGCCGCTTTCGGGGCTGGTGGCCCGGATGGAGAAGCAGTACGGCCGGTTCTCGTACGACCGGCTGGATCTGAGCTGCGCTCCCGAGGATGGCCGAAAGCTGAGTCAGGGAGTCGCCGCCGCTCCTCCCAAGAGGATTGGCGGCTTCAAGGTGACGGAGGTGGATCGGCTCGACGGCGTCAAGCTGCTGCTGGGAGAAGAGGGATGGGTGCTGTTCCGGCAGTCGGGTACCGAGCCGGTGCTGCGGATCTACTCCGAGGCGCCGACGGCGGCGGCGGTCGCCTCGATCCTGCGCCAGGCCCGAGCGCTCGTCAGACGATAG
- a CDS encoding DUF502 domain-containing protein, with translation MSAAGSPNLGRHLRQKLLTGLFVLLPLIITVWLLAALFHLVDGTITPWVERALLLTGIETFARPFFGRVMIPIIGVCITLGIIYLAGVLSTNVFGARILEGFDRLMLRIPGVRAVYGGSRQLMEAFSPKGKRSFSEVVLVEYPRKGSYTLGFVTREAMPDLVPGEPETMSAVFLPTTPNPTSGWIVLVPRRELIRVPLSVEEGVKLVVSGGIVVPEGWGHEAGSARAPLAAPAAPR, from the coding sequence ATGAGCGCGGCGGGATCGCCAAACCTGGGCCGGCACCTGCGCCAGAAGCTCCTCACGGGACTGTTCGTCCTGCTGCCGCTGATTATCACGGTATGGCTGCTGGCCGCCCTGTTTCACCTGGTGGATGGGACCATCACCCCCTGGGTCGAGAGGGCCCTCCTGCTCACCGGGATCGAGACCTTCGCGCGTCCTTTCTTCGGCCGGGTCATGATTCCGATCATCGGCGTGTGCATCACCCTCGGGATCATCTATCTCGCCGGGGTGCTCAGCACCAACGTGTTTGGAGCGCGCATCCTGGAAGGATTCGATCGGCTGATGCTGCGCATTCCCGGAGTGCGCGCCGTTTATGGCGGCAGCCGCCAGCTGATGGAAGCCTTCTCGCCGAAGGGGAAGCGATCCTTCAGCGAGGTGGTCCTGGTCGAGTACCCGCGGAAGGGAAGCTACACGCTGGGCTTCGTCACCCGGGAAGCCATGCCCGATCTGGTCCCCGGCGAGCCGGAGACGATGTCGGCAGTGTTCCTGCCCACGACGCCGAACCCCACGTCCGGCTGGATCGTCCTGGTACCTCGGCGCGAGCTCATCCGGGTCCCGCTGTCGGTGGAGGAGGGGGTGAAGCTCGTGGTCTCGGGCGGCATCGTGGTACCGGAGGGCTGGGGGCATGAGGCGGGGAGCGCCCGCGCACCCCTCGCCGCGCCCGCCGCCCCCCGCTGA
- a CDS encoding tetratricopeptide repeat protein, whose translation MILRKRTRVVIAALVLLGAAGCASDQGAKVKEESRQAEGLFRLSQLDFSQGKNQDAITHAKQALDKDPKNAEVHAFLGTVYLYLSDFENSEKSLKEALKLNNYLTDARNTLGAVYLKTGRPAEAQKVFQECLKDTTYPHPELVLYNLGTIQLDEKRASEAEQTFRRAVEANPKYARGYYGLGQALLQSGRREEARKSFEKVIALDPASPEAVKAKEALGDPAVSSRS comes from the coding sequence ATGATTCTGCGCAAGCGAACGCGGGTCGTCATCGCGGCGCTCGTCCTCCTGGGCGCGGCAGGCTGTGCTTCCGATCAGGGCGCCAAAGTCAAGGAGGAGTCGCGCCAGGCGGAGGGCCTGTTCCGCCTCTCGCAGCTCGACTTCAGCCAGGGAAAGAACCAGGATGCGATCACCCACGCCAAGCAGGCTCTGGACAAGGACCCGAAAAACGCCGAGGTGCACGCCTTCCTCGGCACCGTCTACCTCTACCTGAGTGATTTCGAGAACTCCGAAAAGTCCTTGAAGGAAGCGCTGAAGCTGAACAACTATCTCACCGACGCGCGCAACACTCTCGGGGCCGTCTATTTGAAGACCGGACGTCCCGCCGAGGCGCAGAAAGTCTTCCAGGAATGCCTGAAGGACACCACCTATCCTCACCCGGAACTGGTCCTCTATAACCTCGGCACCATTCAGCTGGATGAGAAGCGAGCCTCCGAGGCGGAGCAGACGTTCCGCCGCGCCGTGGAAGCCAACCCGAAGTATGCGCGGGGATACTACGGTCTGGGCCAGGCCCTGCTGCAGTCGGGGCGCCGCGAGGAGGCGCGCAAGAGCTTCGAGAAGGTCATTGCCCTGGATCCGGCGAGCCCGGAGGCGGTCAAGGCCAAGGAAGCACTCGGAGATCCCGCGGTCTCCAGCCGGAGTTAG
- a CDS encoding lysophospholipid acyltransferase family protein: MFYSFVKLFFALLVKIYLRLKVRGRGNVPATGAAIVVANHASFLDPIVLGSACPRKIHFIVLREMYDWWRLRWFYWGMETIPVRREEEARAIKLALGCLKRGQVVGIFPEGGRSSDGILKDAKQGAALMAALSGAPVVPACIRGAFESLPIGGKFPSPAPVSVRFGEPLRFVATERGRRDRAAIETFSRELVAAIAALEEPALENQPDRDRQRAASSGSSGNS, from the coding sequence ATGTTCTACTCTTTCGTGAAGCTCTTCTTCGCGCTGCTGGTCAAGATCTATCTGCGGCTGAAGGTGCGCGGCAGGGGAAACGTGCCTGCCACGGGGGCCGCCATCGTGGTGGCCAACCATGCTTCGTTCCTGGATCCCATCGTCCTGGGGTCGGCCTGTCCGCGGAAAATCCACTTCATCGTCCTGCGTGAGATGTACGACTGGTGGCGGCTGCGCTGGTTCTACTGGGGCATGGAAACGATTCCCGTCCGGCGCGAGGAGGAGGCGCGGGCCATCAAGCTGGCCCTCGGTTGCCTGAAGCGCGGCCAGGTGGTCGGCATTTTTCCCGAGGGAGGCCGCAGCTCGGACGGCATCCTCAAGGACGCGAAGCAGGGGGCGGCTCTCATGGCGGCCCTCTCGGGGGCGCCGGTCGTCCCGGCGTGCATCCGCGGCGCCTTCGAATCGCTTCCGATTGGCGGCAAGTTCCCGTCTCCGGCGCCGGTCTCGGTGCGCTTCGGCGAGCCGCTGCGATTTGTCGCGACGGAGCGCGGCCGTCGCGATCGCGCGGCCATCGAGACCTTCTCCCGCGAGCTGGTCGCCGCCATCGCCGCTTTGGAGGAGCCTGCGCTTGAAAACCAGCCTGATCGCGATCGGCAGCGAGCTGCTTCGTCCGGGAGCTCGGGAAACTCATAG
- a CDS encoding glycosyltransferase family 39 protein, with product MQEPDRPTGTPRAWAPLALLAMLLGAALLLLWPRGGLSGGYFASDPSGREVLVAAQVDRTIDFPEAAVLAAPFFQHWDTQRLGVPRSLPPFTVRWSGFLKAHRAGLYRLRIESAGRVRLLLDGQPLAPGSDQGEMWAEANLTPGWHPLEISYARGDEEPGIRFVWMPPDAASPETVPGGALAPSGQALSQALPRRIAGWLAAAAAAGLLLRLWKSRRARGSSFALLRAHRHGAALALAVALGLGLRFYEFDRVPFHHETADEYQHGWEGWTLLHEGVPAAWTFYPQRYPPEKITPFLWFGDSYYLARPYFDHPPGFSLLIGAVSSALGADSMLECTLGRMRVVPVILGALTTFLVGWVGWKSLPRPSAGTIAALLYATLPTIVLGNRLVKAENLLAPLMLLLTLGLQAYSRSGRSRDLAKIVITGAAALWAKATGVALPLAAVLMLAKERRGKAVAAVALGAAGAIAAYLLYGAAYDWPLFMEVLGLQASKRVALRTLLDLEGISRIVEVQFGGGWYLWLAMAATWMALGKHRQILAPAAVYLGLMALTADVRGVFGWYRLPLFPYLCLAGGWFLSEWWEAKDLPRGFLFCLTALATTLAYALPPAAESSRAAVLALLALAAGAPVWAAIRPTPLASRVRDWAMVAVLVLFFGGNLWIVMRQVPIYLREGVRGKAPAVAPVSAP from the coding sequence GTGCAAGAACCGGATCGACCGACTGGAACGCCGCGCGCGTGGGCTCCGCTGGCGCTGCTCGCCATGCTGCTTGGCGCGGCGCTGCTTCTGCTCTGGCCGCGCGGCGGGCTGTCGGGCGGGTACTTCGCATCGGATCCCTCGGGGCGCGAGGTGCTGGTGGCGGCCCAGGTCGATCGCACGATCGATTTCCCCGAGGCAGCGGTCCTCGCCGCTCCCTTCTTCCAGCATTGGGACACGCAGCGGCTCGGCGTCCCGCGCAGCCTTCCTCCTTTCACCGTGCGCTGGTCGGGTTTTCTTAAAGCTCACCGCGCGGGCCTGTATCGCCTCCGGATCGAGTCGGCGGGACGGGTACGGCTCCTGCTGGACGGCCAGCCGCTGGCTCCCGGCTCCGATCAGGGAGAGATGTGGGCCGAGGCGAACCTGACACCGGGATGGCACCCTCTCGAGATCTCCTATGCCCGGGGCGATGAGGAGCCCGGGATCCGCTTCGTCTGGATGCCGCCCGATGCCGCGTCTCCGGAGACGGTCCCCGGGGGGGCGCTGGCCCCCTCGGGGCAGGCACTCTCTCAAGCGCTCCCGAGGAGAATCGCGGGATGGCTGGCGGCTGCGGCGGCGGCGGGCTTGCTGCTGCGGCTGTGGAAGTCGCGCCGAGCCCGCGGATCTTCCTTCGCTCTTCTCCGGGCACACCGGCATGGCGCCGCGTTGGCATTGGCCGTCGCGCTCGGCCTGGGACTGCGGTTCTACGAGTTCGATCGGGTGCCCTTCCATCACGAGACCGCCGACGAGTACCAGCACGGCTGGGAAGGCTGGACGCTGCTGCATGAGGGTGTCCCGGCCGCCTGGACCTTCTACCCGCAGCGCTATCCTCCCGAGAAGATCACCCCTTTCCTCTGGTTCGGCGATTCCTATTATCTGGCCCGTCCCTACTTCGACCATCCGCCGGGCTTCTCGCTCCTCATCGGCGCGGTGAGCAGCGCGCTTGGGGCGGACAGCATGCTCGAGTGCACCCTCGGGCGCATGCGCGTCGTCCCGGTGATCCTGGGCGCATTGACCACATTCCTGGTGGGCTGGGTCGGATGGAAATCTCTGCCGCGTCCTTCCGCCGGAACGATCGCCGCGCTGTTGTACGCCACGCTGCCCACCATCGTCCTGGGAAACCGCCTGGTGAAAGCCGAGAATCTCCTCGCCCCCCTCATGCTCCTGCTGACGCTGGGTCTGCAGGCCTATAGCCGCTCCGGACGCTCGCGTGATCTCGCCAAGATCGTGATCACCGGCGCAGCGGCCCTCTGGGCCAAAGCGACGGGGGTTGCGCTTCCTCTCGCCGCCGTGCTGATGCTGGCCAAGGAGCGGCGCGGCAAAGCGGTCGCGGCGGTGGCTCTCGGCGCCGCGGGAGCGATCGCGGCTTACCTTCTGTACGGAGCGGCTTACGACTGGCCGCTGTTCATGGAGGTCCTGGGCCTGCAGGCGTCGAAGCGCGTCGCCTTGCGCACGCTCCTGGATCTCGAGGGGATCTCCCGGATCGTGGAGGTGCAGTTCGGAGGAGGATGGTACCTGTGGCTGGCGATGGCCGCGACCTGGATGGCGCTGGGGAAGCACCGCCAGATCCTGGCGCCGGCCGCCGTCTACCTGGGGCTGATGGCGCTCACCGCCGACGTGCGCGGGGTGTTCGGATGGTATCGCCTGCCGCTGTTTCCTTATCTCTGCCTGGCCGGCGGATGGTTCCTCTCGGAATGGTGGGAAGCCAAGGACCTGCCGCGGGGATTCCTGTTCTGCCTCACGGCGCTGGCGACGACCCTGGCGTACGCGCTTCCGCCCGCCGCGGAAAGCTCCCGCGCGGCGGTGCTGGCGCTGCTCGCACTGGCGGCCGGGGCGCCGGTATGGGCGGCGATTCGCCCGACGCCGCTCGCCTCGCGCGTTCGTGACTGGGCGATGGTGGCGGTGCTCGTCCTGTTTTTCGGAGGCAATCTCTGGATCGTCATGCGGCAGGTGCCGATCTACCTGCGCGAAGGAGTGCGGGGCAAGGCGCCGGCAGTGGCGCCCGTGTCGGCTCCCTGA
- a CDS encoding CpsB/CapC family capsule biosynthesis tyrosine phosphatase, translating to MMVDLHCHVLPGIDDGSESLEQSLEFCRVALADGVSTLVATPHQKPGQYDNPPPVIREKLLDLRAAIREAGLEIEIVEGAEVYCTMDVALRLKDGQVTTINGMGRYVLLELPYQQVPIRPEETIFQLKLAGVTPVLAHPERIGYFTADISRLENMVRLGCLTQLTAASLLGGFGQKAREYSLEMLEKNLTHIISSDAHDTVYRPPVLSEARAAAAEIVGPERALAMVSEVPKTVCDGLDWEPWEVPEAEPPEPGGGMLGRLRALLKGNR from the coding sequence ATGATGGTCGATCTCCATTGCCACGTTCTCCCCGGCATCGACGACGGCTCGGAGAGCCTCGAGCAATCGCTCGAGTTCTGCCGCGTCGCCCTCGCCGACGGGGTTTCCACCCTGGTGGCCACGCCCCACCAGAAGCCGGGTCAGTACGACAATCCTCCCCCGGTGATCCGGGAGAAGCTGCTCGACCTGCGCGCCGCCATCCGCGAGGCCGGCCTGGAGATCGAGATTGTCGAGGGGGCGGAGGTCTACTGCACGATGGACGTGGCCTTGAGACTGAAAGATGGCCAGGTCACCACGATCAACGGCATGGGACGCTACGTTCTCCTCGAGCTTCCGTACCAGCAGGTTCCCATCCGTCCGGAGGAAACCATCTTCCAGCTCAAGCTGGCGGGCGTGACGCCGGTGCTGGCGCATCCGGAGCGCATCGGCTATTTCACCGCCGACATCTCACGCCTGGAGAACATGGTCCGCCTCGGCTGCCTCACGCAGCTCACCGCGGCGTCGCTGCTGGGGGGCTTCGGCCAGAAGGCGCGCGAATACTCGCTCGAGATGCTGGAGAAGAACCTGACGCACATCATCTCCTCCGACGCGCACGACACCGTGTACCGGCCGCCGGTGCTCTCCGAGGCCCGCGCCGCCGCGGCGGAGATCGTGGGGCCGGAGCGCGCCCTGGCGATGGTGAGCGAGGTGCCCAAGACGGTTTGCGACGGGCTGGACTGGGAACCCTGGGAGGTCCCCGAGGCCGAGCCGCCGGAGCCGGGCGGCGGCATGCTCGGGCGCCTGCGCGCCCTCCTGAAGGGAAACCGTTAG
- a CDS encoding nicotinamide-nucleotide amidohydrolase family protein: MKTSLIAIGSELLRPGARETHSEWLLSHLPSMGLEVVSRQVVSDDTDAIAAAFGHARSCGPLVVATGGIGPTRDDRTREALARLLGVPLRRNRSAESAVRRWCRRYRIRFTPAHASQALFPAGTRPLANAAGSAPGIWLADGRGWVIVLPGVFREMAAMLSAVAPRLRRIAGTRPASATLRTAGVGESLIDARIARVARRFPEVEVSTLASPGEVVIQLWARGAGAARRTDACRKRMERVLGEDLVSTRGEALEEVVMKLLRRRRWRLAAAESCTAGLVGARLTRVPGSSSVFAGAAVCYDDAAKRRLLSVSPEILKRRGAVSAETSRAMARNAAALFETALGVSVTGIAGPGGGSRERPVGTVHIAVVYPGGARHRRWLLPGNREKVRTHAAALALDQVRRALLRAARGRSA; this comes from the coding sequence TTGAAAACCAGCCTGATCGCGATCGGCAGCGAGCTGCTTCGTCCGGGAGCTCGGGAAACTCATAGCGAATGGCTGCTTTCCCATCTCCCGTCGATGGGGCTGGAGGTGGTCTCGCGCCAGGTCGTGAGCGATGACACCGACGCCATCGCCGCGGCGTTCGGGCATGCGCGATCGTGCGGCCCCCTCGTCGTGGCGACCGGCGGCATTGGTCCGACCCGGGACGACCGCACCCGCGAGGCGCTGGCGCGCCTGCTCGGCGTGCCATTGCGCCGCAACCGGAGCGCGGAATCCGCCGTCCGGCGCTGGTGCCGGCGCTACCGCATCCGCTTCACACCGGCGCACGCCTCCCAGGCGCTGTTCCCTGCCGGCACCCGGCCGCTGGCCAACGCGGCGGGCAGCGCGCCGGGGATCTGGCTCGCCGACGGCCGCGGCTGGGTGATCGTCCTGCCCGGAGTGTTTCGCGAGATGGCCGCGATGCTCTCCGCCGTGGCCCCGCGGCTGCGTCGGATCGCCGGCACCCGTCCGGCATCGGCCACGCTGCGCACGGCCGGCGTGGGGGAGTCACTCATCGATGCACGCATTGCACGAGTGGCGCGCCGTTTTCCCGAAGTGGAGGTCAGCACGCTGGCCTCACCGGGCGAGGTCGTGATCCAGCTGTGGGCGCGCGGTGCCGGGGCGGCGCGCCGGACTGACGCCTGCCGGAAAAGGATGGAGCGGGTCTTAGGGGAAGATCTGGTCTCGACGCGAGGCGAGGCGCTGGAGGAAGTCGTCATGAAGCTGCTGCGGCGGCGGCGATGGCGCCTGGCGGCCGCCGAATCCTGCACCGCCGGCCTGGTCGGCGCGCGCCTGACCCGCGTTCCCGGCTCGTCGAGCGTCTTTGCGGGCGCGGCCGTGTGCTACGATGACGCCGCGAAGCGGCGGCTCTTGTCGGTGTCTCCCGAAATCCTGAAGCGCCGCGGCGCCGTGAGCGCCGAAACTTCCCGCGCCATGGCGCGAAACGCTGCCGCGCTGTTCGAGACGGCGCTGGGCGTCTCAGTGACCGGAATCGCCGGACCGGGAGGTGGATCGCGCGAGCGTCCCGTCGGCACGGTGCACATCGCCGTCGTTTATCCAGGCGGCGCGCGGCACCGGCGCTGGCTGCTGCCGGGAAATCGGGAGAAGGTGCGGACGCACGCGGCCGCCCTGGCGCTGGATCAGGTTCGACGAGCTCTGCTGCGCGCGGCGCGCGGTCGAAGCGCCTGA
- the plsY gene encoding glycerol-3-phosphate 1-O-acyltransferase PlsY: MTASPATLGAILLAAYLLGSIPFGLLLGKALGVDVRRSGSGNIGATNVARSLGPGAGIATLMLDASKGALAAWAGRCLLGPEGAAVAGCAATLGHVFPLYLAFRGGKGVATGLGAFLIVDPYAALAAAGAFLLVIALTRRVSAGSLAGSLALPIALFLRDSPAAAQIAGWVCALLVILRHRDNMTRLLTGTEPRIGERRG; encoded by the coding sequence ATGACGGCGAGCCCGGCGACGCTGGGGGCGATCCTGCTGGCAGCTTACCTGCTCGGATCGATTCCGTTCGGGCTGCTCTTGGGCAAGGCCCTGGGCGTGGACGTGCGCCGCAGCGGCAGCGGCAACATCGGAGCGACCAACGTGGCGCGATCCCTGGGGCCGGGCGCCGGGATCGCCACTCTCATGCTGGATGCGTCGAAGGGGGCGCTCGCGGCGTGGGCCGGCCGCTGCCTTCTCGGTCCGGAGGGAGCGGCCGTGGCCGGATGCGCCGCCACCTTGGGGCACGTCTTCCCGCTCTATCTCGCGTTTCGCGGCGGCAAAGGGGTGGCGACCGGATTGGGAGCGTTCCTGATCGTCGACCCTTACGCGGCGCTGGCGGCGGCAGGCGCTTTCCTTCTGGTCATCGCGCTGACCCGGAGAGTGTCGGCCGGGTCCCTGGCCGGATCCCTGGCGCTGCCGATCGCGCTTTTCCTGCGGGATTCTCCGGCGGCCGCCCAGATCGCGGGCTGGGTGTGCGCGCTGCTCGTAATTCTCCGGCATCGGGATAACATGACGCGTCTGCTGACCGGCACGGAGCCGCGCATCGGCGAGAGGCGAGGGTGA
- the thpR gene encoding RNA 2',3'-cyclic phosphodiesterase: MRLFIAVEIPRPMRDELGRLQSSLQALLPDLRWSKPEGIHLTLRFLGETSQDRVIALCDHLAPGAPFASFLCAPDHLGCFSSRGRPRVLFVALSGTEPLARVAAWIDGKAESAGFVRESRPFSPHLTLGRFGESARRVPALPELPAGLAGAAIPVDRFILFRSTLGPQGARHEILAEFPLLGGAAA, from the coding sequence GTGCGTCTCTTTATCGCGGTGGAGATTCCTCGGCCGATGCGCGACGAACTCGGCCGGCTGCAGTCTTCGCTGCAGGCGCTGCTTCCAGACCTCCGCTGGTCGAAGCCCGAGGGGATTCATCTGACGCTGCGCTTCCTCGGCGAGACCTCCCAGGATCGAGTCATTGCGCTGTGCGATCATCTGGCTCCGGGCGCGCCCTTCGCTTCGTTTCTCTGCGCGCCGGACCATCTGGGATGCTTCTCTTCCCGGGGTCGGCCGCGCGTTCTATTCGTGGCGCTTTCGGGGACGGAGCCGCTGGCGAGGGTGGCCGCCTGGATCGATGGGAAAGCCGAATCGGCAGGCTTCGTGCGCGAGTCTCGTCCTTTCTCACCCCACCTGACGCTGGGGCGGTTCGGGGAATCGGCCCGTCGCGTTCCTGCGCTTCCGGAGCTGCCTGCCGGACTGGCGGGCGCCGCGATTCCGGTCGATCGCTTCATTTTGTTTCGCAGCACTCTGGGGCCGCAGGGGGCACGCCACGAGATTCTGGCAGAATTCCCGCTCCTCGGAGGGGCGGCAGCATGA
- the pgsA gene encoding CDP-diacylglycerol--glycerol-3-phosphate 3-phosphatidyltransferase, with the protein MLNLPTWLTVSRIFLVPVVMVVILAKNERVGILVFLAACLTDFLDGYLARKRNEVTTLGKLLDPIADKLLMSAAFISLVEVGVAPAWMVVIVVGREFAVTGLRSIAISQGIAIAASPWGKYKTISQVIAVVLLLLGPTGLGRFNYLGQVALWIVVVLAVLSAADYFLKFSRQLGVVPGRPDGAA; encoded by the coding sequence GTGCTCAACCTCCCCACCTGGCTGACCGTCAGTCGCATCTTTCTCGTTCCCGTGGTGATGGTGGTCATCCTCGCGAAGAACGAGAGAGTGGGGATCCTGGTCTTCCTGGCCGCCTGCCTCACCGATTTCCTGGATGGCTATCTGGCGCGCAAGCGCAACGAAGTCACGACGCTGGGGAAGCTCCTCGACCCGATTGCCGACAAGCTGCTGATGTCGGCCGCGTTCATCTCCCTGGTCGAGGTCGGCGTGGCACCCGCCTGGATGGTGGTGATCGTGGTGGGACGAGAGTTCGCGGTCACCGGGCTGCGCAGCATCGCCATCAGCCAGGGCATTGCGATCGCCGCCTCGCCCTGGGGCAAGTACAAGACGATCAGCCAGGTCATCGCCGTGGTGCTCCTGCTGCTCGGCCCCACCGGATTGGGACGCTTCAACTATCTCGGACAGGTCGCGCTCTGGATCGTCGTGGTGCTGGCCGTGCTTTCCGCCGCCGATTATTTCCTCAAGTTCTCGCGGCAGCTGGGCGTTGTCCCCGGGCGCCCGGATGGAGCCGCATGA
- a CDS encoding NAD(P)H-dependent glycerol-3-phosphate dehydrogenase: MAKPVAVVGAGSWGTALALHLARAGFEVDLWAHDRERVREIESTGENRTYLPDFPLPARIHPSHDLSRVLAGASRIVWVVPARYCRALFAEAAPHLTRGAALIVATKGIEPDTGMRMSEVAAEVMQPAPATIAALGGPGFAREVARGDPTAGVLGIPEAEEGEKLQEALSHGPYRFYTNRDRIGVELGGALKNVIALAAGVVEGLGYGSNTTAALMTRGLSEITRLGVACGGSASTFAGLAGMGDLVLTCTGRLSRNRSVGVKLGEGKTLEQALAGMKMVAEGVPTTTAALLLAKRHGVDMPITTGVAALLQGKITAKDALAQLMQRPLKDEEIWE; this comes from the coding sequence ATGGCGAAGCCGGTAGCGGTGGTCGGAGCGGGAAGCTGGGGCACGGCCCTGGCGCTGCACCTGGCGCGGGCGGGCTTCGAGGTCGATCTGTGGGCCCACGACCGGGAGCGGGTTCGGGAGATCGAGTCCACGGGGGAGAATCGCACCTACCTTCCCGACTTCCCGCTCCCCGCCCGGATCCATCCGAGCCATGATCTCTCTCGCGTGCTGGCCGGTGCGTCGCGGATCGTCTGGGTGGTCCCGGCGCGTTACTGCCGGGCATTGTTCGCCGAGGCGGCGCCGCACCTCACCCGCGGCGCGGCGCTGATCGTGGCGACCAAAGGGATCGAGCCGGACACGGGCATGAGGATGTCGGAAGTGGCCGCCGAGGTGATGCAGCCCGCCCCCGCGACCATTGCGGCGCTCGGAGGACCCGGATTTGCCCGGGAAGTCGCCCGGGGGGATCCTACCGCCGGAGTTCTCGGCATTCCCGAGGCGGAAGAAGGGGAGAAGCTGCAGGAGGCGCTGAGCCACGGTCCTTACCGCTTCTACACCAACCGCGACCGAATCGGCGTAGAGCTCGGCGGTGCTCTGAAGAACGTGATCGCGCTGGCGGCCGGCGTCGTGGAAGGCCTGGGCTACGGTTCCAACACCACCGCCGCGCTGATGACCCGGGGGCTGTCGGAAATCACCCGGCTCGGAGTTGCCTGCGGCGGATCCGCTTCCACCTTCGCCGGACTTGCGGGCATGGGGGATCTGGTGCTGACCTGCACGGGCCGGCTGAGCCGCAACCGATCGGTCGGGGTCAAGCTTGGCGAGGGAAAGACGCTCGAGCAGGCGCTTGCCGGCATGAAGATGGTGGCGGAAGGCGTTCCGACGACGACCGCGGCGCTGCTGCTGGCGAAACGCCACGGTGTGGACATGCCGATCACCACCGGCGTGGCAGCCCTGCTGCAGGGAAAGATCACCGCGAAGGACGCGCTGGCGCAGCTGATGCAGCGCCCGCTCAAAGATGAAGAGATCTGGGAGTGA